One region of Vescimonas fastidiosa genomic DNA includes:
- a CDS encoding DmpA family aminopeptidase: MGVESRYGLTFGYMEHGQRNLITDVPGVRVGQVTIHDGEIHTGVTAIIPHTGDVFHEKCLAGAHVINGFGKSIGLVQVQELGTLETPILLTNTLSVGTVSTALVEYMLERNDDIGLDAGTVNSLVMECNDARLSDIRGLHVTKEHARAALAAASETFAEGDVGAGAGMVCYSLKGGIGSASRLCHLYGETYTVGALVMTNFGTLRDLRVAGDPVGERLYRQEQSELKDKGSIIIVLATDVPLSSRQLERVAKRAQSGIARTGGISGNGSGEIALAFTTGNKLAHYSSDRLESIRLVYEEDIDEVFRAAIESVDEAIISSMLHASAVTGRAGNHYKSLADLYKPGEK; the protein is encoded by the coding sequence ATGGGCGTAGAGAGCAGATACGGCCTGACCTTCGGCTACATGGAGCACGGTCAGCGCAACCTCATTACCGATGTGCCGGGTGTTCGTGTGGGCCAGGTGACCATCCACGACGGGGAGATACATACCGGCGTCACCGCCATCATTCCCCACACAGGGGATGTGTTCCACGAGAAGTGCCTGGCCGGGGCCCATGTTATTAACGGCTTCGGCAAGAGCATCGGCCTGGTCCAGGTGCAGGAGCTGGGCACCCTGGAGACCCCCATTTTGCTGACCAATACCCTGTCCGTGGGCACCGTGTCCACGGCGCTGGTGGAGTATATGCTGGAGCGAAACGACGACATCGGCCTGGATGCAGGCACGGTCAATTCCCTGGTCATGGAGTGCAACGATGCCCGCCTCAGCGACATCCGCGGCCTGCATGTCACCAAGGAGCACGCCCGTGCGGCTCTGGCGGCAGCATCGGAGACCTTTGCCGAGGGTGATGTGGGCGCCGGCGCCGGCATGGTGTGCTACTCCCTCAAGGGCGGCATCGGTTCCGCCTCCCGGCTTTGCCATCTCTATGGCGAGACCTACACCGTGGGCGCCCTGGTAATGACCAACTTCGGCACCCTGCGTGACCTGCGTGTGGCAGGAGACCCGGTAGGCGAGCGGCTGTACCGGCAGGAGCAGTCGGAGCTGAAGGACAAGGGCAGCATCATCATAGTCCTGGCCACCGATGTACCCCTGTCCTCCCGCCAGTTGGAGCGTGTGGCCAAGCGTGCCCAGTCCGGCATTGCCCGCACCGGCGGCATCTCCGGCAATGGCAGCGGCGAGATCGCTCTGGCTTTCACCACGGGCAACAAGCTGGCCCATTACAGCAGCGACCGGCTGGAATCTATCCGCCTGGTCTACGAGGAGGATATCGACGAGGTGTTCCGGGCGGCCATTGAGAGCGTAGATGAGGCCATCATCAGCTCCATGCTCCACGCCTCCGCCGTAACGGGCCGGGCAGGCAACCACTATAAGAGCCTGGCCGACCTCTATAAGCCCGGAGAAAAGTAA
- a CDS encoding amidohydrolase produces the protein MAELYYNAKVYVEKGHYEQAVLVEDGIIRRIGSSDALLSEAPADAVRVDCGGRTMIPGLNDSHMHFAQFSETLNQARIADVKSIGELIEVCRKFAQEHPQRVKNGLHAIGWNQDYFTDGGRLPDRHDLDKISTDYPIVLERVCGHIVSVNSKLLEILQSTGEIDKCKGEDCLTDENGVPNGIFTGNGCNIAKRLIPEFTLEERHEFMRDAMDYAVSHGLTSVQSNDVGTTFLDTPAAFRLLHEMYDNGEGKVRYRHQVCFNNLKDFEEYLTHGEYAVGEYKKGSWLTLGPLKLFKDGSLGARTGLMSQGYVDDPENHGLEWISVEDMDRYCQLAKKHNLQVITHCIGDEAVRRTVGCYERAFVDGKNKLRHAVVHCQITDRALLERIAKDDILVFAQPIFLDYDMNIVEKLCGKELASTSYAFGTLLRMGVHLSYGTDCPVEDCNPFTNIYMAVTRKDRQGRPAGGFYPGECVDVETAIDAYTKESAYAEFQEDVKGRLMPGYYADMVLLDRDIFTVDPMEIKDILPVMTIVGGKVVYKK, from the coding sequence ATGGCTGAGCTGTATTATAATGCCAAGGTCTATGTGGAAAAGGGTCATTATGAGCAGGCAGTTTTGGTTGAGGACGGCATCATCCGCCGCATAGGCAGCAGCGATGCCCTGCTCTCCGAAGCCCCTGCCGACGCCGTCCGGGTGGACTGCGGCGGCCGGACCATGATCCCCGGTCTCAACGATTCTCATATGCACTTTGCCCAGTTCAGCGAGACGCTGAATCAGGCCCGGATTGCCGATGTAAAGTCCATCGGGGAGCTGATCGAGGTGTGCCGCAAGTTTGCCCAGGAGCACCCCCAGCGTGTGAAAAACGGTCTCCATGCCATCGGCTGGAACCAGGACTATTTCACCGACGGCGGCCGCCTGCCTGACCGGCACGACCTGGACAAGATCAGCACCGACTATCCCATCGTGCTGGAGCGCGTCTGCGGACACATTGTTTCCGTCAACAGCAAGCTCCTGGAGATCCTGCAAAGCACCGGCGAAATAGACAAGTGCAAGGGCGAGGACTGCCTCACCGATGAAAACGGCGTGCCCAACGGCATCTTCACCGGCAACGGCTGCAACATCGCCAAGCGTCTTATCCCGGAGTTCACCCTGGAGGAGCGCCATGAGTTCATGAGGGATGCCATGGACTATGCGGTTTCCCACGGTCTCACCAGCGTCCAGAGCAACGATGTGGGCACCACCTTCCTGGATACCCCCGCTGCCTTCCGCCTGCTGCACGAGATGTATGATAACGGCGAGGGCAAGGTTCGCTATCGCCATCAGGTCTGCTTCAACAACCTGAAGGATTTCGAGGAGTACCTGACCCATGGCGAGTACGCCGTGGGCGAGTATAAGAAGGGCTCCTGGCTCACCCTGGGCCCCCTGAAGCTGTTCAAGGACGGCAGCCTGGGCGCCCGCACGGGTCTCATGTCCCAGGGCTATGTGGACGATCCGGAAAACCACGGCCTGGAGTGGATCAGCGTGGAGGATATGGACCGCTACTGCCAGCTGGCAAAGAAGCATAATCTGCAGGTGATCACCCACTGCATCGGTGACGAGGCTGTGCGCCGCACCGTGGGGTGCTATGAGCGGGCCTTCGTGGACGGCAAGAACAAGCTCCGCCACGCCGTTGTCCACTGCCAGATCACCGACCGCGCCCTGCTGGAGCGCATTGCCAAGGACGATATTCTGGTGTTTGCCCAGCCCATTTTCCTGGATTACGACATGAACATCGTGGAAAAGCTGTGCGGCAAGGAGCTGGCCTCCACCTCCTACGCCTTCGGCACCCTTCTGCGCATGGGCGTGCATCTGTCCTACGGCACCGACTGCCCTGTGGAGGACTGCAACCCCTTCACCAATATCTACATGGCCGTTACCCGCAAGGATAGACAGGGCCGTCCCGCAGGCGGCTTCTATCCCGGCGAGTGCGTGGATGTGGAAACGGCTATTGACGCCTACACCAAGGAGAGCGCCTACGCGGAGTTCCAGGAGGATGTCAAGGGCCGCCTGATGCCCGGCTATTATGCGGACATGGTCCTGCTGGATCGGGATATTTTCACCGTGGATCCCATGGAGATCAAGGACATCCTGCCCGTAATGACCATTGTGGGCGGCAAGGTAGTTTATAAGAAATAA